The following are encoded together in the Gemmatimonadota bacterium genome:
- a CDS encoding penicillin acylase family protein: MRLSLRALLAALVMSIAIPVVVLPLMAQDARSLAVSPTRSYADRVEIRRTAYGIPHLQAEDLGALGYAMAWVQLEDYGVRVAHGLVRARGHLGRYFGRDSLPRDFEARLTHQRAVETWRQLQQETRQVYDGFAQGVNDYVAQHPSEMPSWMPHDFTGEDVAALWMEEAVPSAAQNFGDRERRRRERTRQDSLQREGEGSNAWAFAPSRTRSKRAILLRNPHLDWNAGYYEAHVTVPGVMDFYGDFRIGHPALLVGGFNTHLGWATTNNNTDNEALYALDVDSTQVDHYLLDGESHPLQRIDLVAEYRNGAGLSSEVRTMWRTHVGPVVERANGKVYVVRWPSEGEFRKGEQFLRMMRARTLEEWKDAMRLRAHTTSNLTYADARGNIFYVWNATVPRLPHASGGDSVAIAVRTSAEMWRDMVPFDSLPQLLNPPGGYIQQSNDPFHYTNLNAILDSTRFPSNFSRPALGFRSQLGIRLSTQMPKMSLEDVVTLKHSYRMLAGERLADDLLAAVRASSPSAAVAAAAEMLAQWDRTTAPDSRGGILFELWYNRHLQGEALRALPFAERARRTFATPWSPTRPNDTPDGLADPVRAAADFAWAVDEATRRYGRADVAWGDVHRVRRGDVDVPVGGCTGALGCFRVLQYSDAPDGKRVARGGDGWVLAVEFTPVPRAYSVLAYGQSARPESPHFADQAAMFARGEMKRVAFTREDVEKGTLRRYRPGR, translated from the coding sequence CGTGGTCCTGCCCCTCATGGCACAGGACGCGCGATCGCTGGCGGTGTCGCCGACGCGCTCGTACGCCGACCGCGTCGAGATCCGTCGCACGGCCTATGGCATTCCGCATCTCCAGGCCGAGGACCTCGGCGCCCTTGGTTACGCCATGGCGTGGGTCCAGCTCGAGGACTACGGCGTGCGCGTGGCGCACGGCCTGGTGCGCGCGCGGGGCCACCTCGGTCGCTACTTCGGGCGCGACTCGCTGCCGCGCGACTTCGAGGCACGCCTCACGCACCAGCGCGCCGTGGAGACCTGGCGGCAGCTGCAACAGGAGACGCGCCAGGTGTATGACGGCTTCGCGCAGGGGGTGAACGACTACGTGGCGCAACACCCCAGCGAGATGCCGTCGTGGATGCCGCACGACTTCACGGGCGAGGACGTGGCGGCGCTGTGGATGGAGGAGGCGGTTCCCAGTGCGGCGCAGAACTTCGGCGATCGCGAGCGGCGCCGGCGCGAGCGCACCCGGCAGGATTCGCTGCAGCGGGAAGGCGAGGGGTCCAACGCGTGGGCCTTCGCGCCGTCGCGCACCCGGTCGAAGCGCGCGATCCTCCTGCGCAATCCGCACCTCGACTGGAACGCCGGCTACTACGAGGCGCACGTCACCGTCCCGGGCGTCATGGACTTCTATGGCGACTTCCGGATTGGCCACCCGGCGCTGCTCGTCGGGGGCTTCAACACGCACCTTGGGTGGGCGACGACCAACAACAACACCGACAACGAGGCGCTCTACGCCCTCGACGTCGACAGCACGCAGGTCGATCACTACCTGCTCGACGGCGAGAGCCATCCGCTGCAGCGCATCGACCTCGTGGCCGAGTATCGCAACGGCGCCGGGCTCTCGTCGGAGGTGCGCACGATGTGGCGCACGCACGTGGGGCCGGTGGTCGAGCGCGCCAACGGCAAGGTGTACGTCGTGCGCTGGCCGTCGGAGGGGGAGTTCCGCAAGGGCGAGCAGTTCCTGCGCATGATGCGCGCGCGCACGCTCGAGGAGTGGAAGGACGCCATGCGCCTGCGCGCACACACGACGTCCAACCTCACGTACGCCGACGCCAGGGGGAACATCTTCTACGTGTGGAACGCGACCGTCCCGCGCCTCCCGCATGCCTCCGGCGGCGACTCGGTGGCCATCGCGGTGCGCACGAGCGCCGAGATGTGGCGCGACATGGTGCCGTTCGACTCGCTCCCGCAGCTGCTCAACCCGCCCGGGGGCTACATCCAGCAGTCCAACGACCCGTTCCACTACACCAACCTCAACGCCATCCTCGACTCGACGCGGTTCCCGTCGAACTTCTCGCGCCCCGCGTTAGGCTTCCGCTCGCAGCTCGGGATCCGCCTGTCGACGCAGATGCCGAAGATGTCGCTCGAGGACGTGGTGACGCTCAAGCACTCGTATCGCATGCTGGCCGGCGAGCGCCTGGCCGACGACCTGCTGGCGGCGGTGCGGGCCTCGTCGCCGTCGGCGGCCGTGGCGGCGGCAGCGGAGATGCTGGCGCAGTGGGACCGCACCACGGCCCCTGATTCGCGTGGTGGCATCCTCTTCGAGCTCTGGTACAATCGCCACCTGCAAGGCGAGGCGCTGCGCGCCCTCCCCTTCGCCGAGCGCGCCCGCCGTACCTTCGCGACGCCGTGGAGCCCGACGCGGCCTAACGATACGCCGGACGGACTCGCCGACCCGGTGCGCGCGGCCGCCGACTTCGCGTGGGCGGTGGACGAGGCGACGCGCCGGTACGGGCGCGCCGACGTGGCCTGGGGCGACGTGCACCGCGTGCGCCGCGGCGACGTCGACGTCCCGGTCGGCGGCTGCACGGGAGCGTTGGGGTGCTTTCGCGTGCTGCAGTACTCCGACGCCCCCGACGGCAAGCGGGTGGCGCGCGGCGGCGACGGCTGGGTCCTCGCCGTGGAGTTCACCCCCGTCCCGCGTGCCTACTCGGTGCTCGCGTACGGCCAGAGCGCGCGCCCCGAGTCGCCCCACTTCGCCGACCAGGCGGCCATGTTCGCCCGAGGCGAGATGAAACGCGTCGCCTTCACGCGCGAAGACGTCGAGAAGGGGACGCTGCGGCGGTATCGACCGGGACGGTGA